The DNA window TTACATactatttttaaaataaataaaatgaagtaAAATAATGTAGAGGTATGTGGGAGAGATACATTTTGAAAACCCCCCTTAGTAGTAAATCTTTCTCAAATGTCGGAGCTCACACAGTGTCCCTGAACGCCCCGGTGGAGTGTGTGTAGAGGAAGTGGCGGCTGATCCGGGTCCGCACCTTTTCCGGTAACACAGCCCCGCCACAGCTCGACTGATCGgccgcagagagagagggaggaagagccaCGGAGAGAGCGGCAAGAGCGGGGAGAAACGGCCCGGGGACGGAGGGGAGATCGCCGCCAACGCAGGTAGTCGACCCGCTTCTCTGTGTTCCCCGCCTCGGCTCGGCTTTTCCGGCCGCGCAGGGGTGAATTTGTCGGAGCCAAAGTTGCTCCGTGTACTAACACCCCTCCCTTCTCCGGACCGCTCTTGTGTCACAGGGGGACGAGGAGAAGAAAGTCGGATGAATCAATGACCTTTTGGCGAGGTCTTCCTCTGGAGGTCCCGCGGCAGAAACGCACCGGAGTGGTCGAGAGAAGAAGGGGGGAGAAACCCAAGGCTGTGAAATCCATCGACCGGATTCGAGTGAAGGCAAGTGTGGAGCTGCCGAAGGAGGAAGTGGGAACCCGGGCTCAGGACTGGGCCTGATTCACCTACTGGAGGCTTCTTGTGGACATCTCCAGCAGATCCGCCTGGTTCCTGAAGGGGAAACAAGTCCTGGTATGTGGCCTCAGCTGCTCTGAAGCCGTCTAGGGatgcaaattatttttttttacctcttccAGCGGATCATGAAAATACATCCCCACCCAAATCTACCAGGGCTCCACACACTCTGCTCCCAGTGAGTCACCACCTCAGGTCACATCACCTCAGTCCAACACAATTGTACAACTCAAACTTGAAAGTCAGCACTTTTTTGAACACAGACACTTGTGTGAGCCCACCGCGGCCCTCACGTGGAAGAGGCTCCCAGCACCCACTGACACTCTGACCTCTCACCCTTGGACTGTGTCTCATTTAgagaagtgattttttttttttcatttttaacccAAGTATTTATGCCCAGCCAGCAAGATGGGCAAAATGCTGTCAAAGATCTTTGGCAACAAGGAGATGAGAATATTGATGCTTGGACTTGACGCCGCCGGCAAGACCACCATCCTGTACAAGCTGAAGCTGGGACAGTCGGTCACCACCATCCCCACGGTGGGCTTCAACGTGGAGACCGTCACCTACAAGAATGTGAAGTTCAACGTTTGGGACGTGGGTGGGCAGGACAAGATCCGGCCCCTCTGGAGACATTACTACACCGGCACCCAGGGCCTCATTTTCGTGGTGGACTGTGCCGACAGGGACCGGATCGACGAGGCCCGGCAGGAGCTCCACCGCATCATCAACGACCGGGAGATGCGGGACGCCATCATCCTGATCTTCGCCAACAAGCAGGACCTGCCCGACGCCATGAAGCCCCACGAGATCCAGGAGAAGCTGGGCCTGACCCGGATCCGTGATAGGAATTGGTACGTTCAGCCCGCGTGTGCGACCACGGGGGACGGACTATGCGAAGGCCTCACCTGGCTTACCTCAAATTACAAATCTTAATGTTGCTCCCACTTCACCAGCCTGGACACTTGGAGACAGAAATAGTAGCTGAGAATGAAAACatgagtttcaaaaaaaaaaaaaaaaaaatgcaatctGAAGCAATTAATACCACAACCTCTCTTCTGAGTATATGTCGAAGAGAGTAGcaattataatttgttttattttcctttttcttttctttttttttgataatGATGACTTCACTATAACCCCAGATTTCATTTAAACAATTGTTTTTACGCCTGGCTTTTCTTTTAGTTTGCTTTGGTTCACATTCTGTATAATCAGTACTGTCTAAATATACATTAAGCTTCATTTCCAGCTCGTACTGCAAATCCTTCTTTTCGTTTCCTCCTTTTTGGGTATCGTTTTGGGGACTTTGGGACACATTACTTACCgtttcgcccccccccccccccccccccccccctcggctcTCATTCAGTATTCCCACGACCCAGCTACATATCCAAaggatgggggtgggggtggggacGTCCAGAAACCATCGCCTAAAGCATCAGCATATCACCTTCGTGGCTCAAACTGCCTCCGCATCGTGTAAGAATGTGTTCCGTGGATATGTTAGGACctcgaagaagaagaagaagaagaaaagacaaaaaaattaaCTGTTTTCATATCTGATTGTACTGGGATGAATGAGGAAACGTGTTAGTACTTATTTCCTGTGCAGTGATTACATCCATCATGTCTGCTGTGGCGGTTTGTTTTCAAAGACACTATGTGGACGCTggatattcacacacacacacactgtgatatggatatatatttttgttgtttcaggGGTGTCGACCCG is part of the Limanda limanda chromosome 18, fLimLim1.1, whole genome shotgun sequence genome and encodes:
- the arf6a gene encoding ADP-ribosylation factor 6a, which encodes MGKMLSKIFGNKEMRILMLGLDAAGKTTILYKLKLGQSVTTIPTVGFNVETVTYKNVKFNVWDVGGQDKIRPLWRHYYTGTQGLIFVVDCADRDRIDEARQELHRIINDREMRDAIILIFANKQDLPDAMKPHEIQEKLGLTRIRDRNWYVQPACATTGDGLCEGLTWLTSNYKS